The proteins below are encoded in one region of Deltaproteobacteria bacterium:
- the nuoF gene encoding NADH-quinone oxidoreductase subunit NuoF: MRTFTGRFRPTVWGLSLNHTGRRHSALKILTRNIDRPNPAHIDSYLVNEGYIALPRALNEMAPDEVIEEVKLSRLRGRGGAGFPAGMKWDFASRDRRSPKFIICNADEGEPGTFKDRILIENDPHAILEGMALAAYAVGAEHGFIYIRGEYPFGAKVLERAIKEAEDRSFLGENILNSGFNFTVTVHRGAGAYVCGEETALIESLEGKRGQSRIRPPFPVNVGYSSLPTVVNNVETLASIAPILLRGGGWYAGIGTPECPGTKLFSVSGHVAKPGVYELPMGVTLRELIFEHAGGMRDNRSFKAAFPGGASSACLDVSQLDVKLDYNALASAGSMLGSGAVMVLDDTADMVKVTHVLIRFFEHESCGKCTPCREGLYWVRRIFDRILEGRGTVADLDLLSDVCESIRTTSFCGLGEASVSCVTSTMEKFRNEYMDYVRGEDPAGGTLEESS; encoded by the coding sequence ATGCGGACCTTTACCGGCAGGTTTCGGCCGACGGTGTGGGGTCTATCCTTGAATCATACAGGCAGAAGGCATAGCGCTTTGAAAATCCTGACCCGAAATATCGACCGGCCCAATCCTGCGCATATAGATTCCTACCTGGTCAACGAGGGATACATTGCTCTCCCCAGGGCCTTGAACGAAATGGCGCCCGACGAAGTCATTGAAGAGGTCAAGCTTTCCCGGCTCAGAGGAAGGGGCGGGGCGGGGTTTCCCGCGGGCATGAAGTGGGACTTTGCATCCCGGGACCGGCGTAGCCCGAAGTTTATCATATGCAATGCGGACGAGGGTGAACCCGGGACCTTCAAGGACAGGATTTTGATAGAAAACGACCCCCATGCCATCCTGGAGGGCATGGCGTTGGCTGCCTATGCGGTGGGGGCCGAGCATGGTTTTATCTATATTCGCGGTGAATACCCCTTCGGGGCCAAGGTCCTGGAAAGGGCCATTAAAGAGGCTGAGGACAGATCATTTCTGGGAGAGAACATCCTGAACTCGGGCTTCAATTTCACGGTAACCGTACACCGGGGCGCCGGGGCCTACGTGTGCGGAGAGGAGACCGCCCTCATCGAATCCCTGGAGGGAAAGAGGGGGCAATCCAGAATTCGCCCCCCGTTCCCGGTCAACGTCGGCTACAGCAGCCTGCCTACCGTTGTAAACAACGTTGAAACGCTCGCTTCCATAGCTCCAATACTTCTGAGAGGCGGTGGTTGGTATGCCGGGATCGGAACGCCGGAGTGTCCCGGGACAAAGCTTTTCTCCGTCAGCGGCCACGTGGCAAAACCCGGGGTCTATGAACTGCCCATGGGGGTTACCCTGCGTGAACTTATCTTTGAGCACGCCGGGGGGATGCGGGACAATCGCAGTTTTAAGGCGGCTTTTCCGGGAGGCGCTTCCTCCGCCTGCCTTGACGTGTCGCAGCTTGATGTAAAGCTGGACTATAATGCCCTGGCTTCGGCCGGCAGCATGCTCGGGTCCGGTGCCGTCATGGTCCTTGACGACACCGCCGACATGGTCAAGGTCACCCATGTGCTCATCAGGTTTTTCGAGCACGAGTCCTGCGGGAAGTGTACCCCCTGCAGGGAAGGCCTTTACTGGGTCAGGAGGATATTCGACAGAATCCTGGAAGGCCGCGGCACCGTGGCCGACCTGGATCTGCTTTCGGATGTATGTGAGAGCATTCGGACTACATCCTTCTGCGGGCTGGGAGAGGCATCGGTCAGCTGTGTTACGAGCACCATGGAAAAGTTCCGGAATGAGTACATGGATTACGTGAGAGGCGAGGACCCGGCCGGCGGAACGTTGGAGGAATCATCATGA
- the nuoG gene encoding NADH-quinone oxidoreductase subunit NuoG translates to MMVRLVIDGKQIKVDGHINVLTAARKLGIHIPTFCHHPMLSELGACRMCLVEVEGMGKLQTACTLAVLEGMEVRTDTPRVQKARRMMLEFLLINHPLECTVCDASGECTLQDLAFKFGSGETRFSEKKRVLRDHIISPLIDRNLNRCIQCKRCVRICDEVQGVTALGMSYRGAQTVVGPFMEKSLDCEYCGHCIWACPAGAITSRAMKETFRTWEMDKMESICPFCSMGCTLLYNHRENRVLKVTNAENRGINNGSLCSRGFFGYDVINNPERLKTPLIRKDGELVEVSWDEALAAVAQGFGGVKKSGGGSAIGGIVSDRLTNEELYLFQKVFRVVLESNNVDTPSGNWTRVVLPILEKRLGVFAAPNSIDELNYVDSLLLVGCDITVESPIAGLKVKSAIKKGALVTELMPRSTALSRLAARTILIDVGNEVAFIKGMMRVMLEEELVDVEALADYKGTKALRDSVSGLDLEKIASNSGVSVHDIVQTAREFISAGKSSIIFGEEAAFGPNGDDLINALVDLLMLTGRLGKEGCGLFPVLSNTNFQGVVDMGVSPDHLPGWVPVESSRDRKTLEKAWNAVLPQKPGMNANEIFAAAGDGKLQALYLVGVNPVITFPDGQMVEEALAKVDFLVVQELFLTETASRAHVVLPACGLPEKNGTLTSLDRRVQRSKKAQDGAGKTMPDWRIFSEVGVSMGVEGLKYVNSAEVLDEIAEVVPYYSGISYRILADNGIQWPFTRQDVHDVYSEGYLGTRHLLPDSVPAGKRSFAAVKGWGGFSKNPDYPLTLLIGNLLVHSGSFTRYSESLNQLVNSAVLSMNRVTGAGLEIEDGSRVKVVSPSGEVALGVKYSNDLLPGVLYLPRHFSDVPVSRLMGENGAGLETAVVRVRVEKC, encoded by the coding sequence ATGATGGTCCGCCTGGTAATAGATGGCAAGCAGATCAAGGTGGACGGGCATATTAATGTCCTTACCGCCGCGAGAAAACTCGGCATCCATATTCCCACTTTCTGCCATCACCCCATGCTGAGCGAGCTTGGTGCCTGCCGCATGTGCCTGGTGGAGGTGGAGGGAATGGGCAAGCTCCAGACGGCCTGCACCCTTGCGGTCCTGGAAGGCATGGAGGTAAGAACCGACACGCCCCGCGTCCAGAAGGCCAGGAGGATGATGCTGGAATTTCTCCTCATCAACCATCCCCTCGAGTGTACCGTGTGCGATGCCTCCGGGGAATGCACCCTTCAGGATCTTGCCTTCAAGTTCGGAAGCGGCGAGACCAGGTTCAGCGAGAAAAAGAGGGTCCTGAGGGACCATATCATCAGCCCCCTGATCGACCGGAATCTTAACAGATGCATACAGTGCAAAAGATGCGTCAGGATATGTGACGAGGTCCAGGGGGTGACGGCCCTGGGAATGTCCTACCGCGGCGCTCAAACGGTCGTGGGCCCGTTCATGGAAAAGTCCCTTGATTGCGAATACTGCGGACACTGTATCTGGGCATGCCCGGCGGGGGCTATTACCTCCAGGGCCATGAAGGAGACGTTCCGTACATGGGAGATGGACAAGATGGAATCCATCTGCCCCTTCTGCAGCATGGGGTGCACTCTGCTCTACAACCATAGGGAGAACAGGGTGCTCAAGGTGACCAATGCGGAAAACAGGGGGATCAACAACGGCAGCCTGTGCTCCAGGGGTTTTTTCGGATACGATGTCATCAACAACCCCGAGCGGCTTAAAACCCCCCTGATCCGGAAGGACGGTGAACTGGTCGAGGTCTCCTGGGACGAAGCTCTCGCCGCGGTTGCCCAGGGTTTTGGGGGAGTGAAGAAGTCGGGTGGCGGCAGCGCAATAGGGGGGATCGTATCGGACCGCCTGACCAATGAGGAGCTCTATCTGTTCCAGAAGGTTTTCAGGGTCGTTCTTGAAAGCAACAACGTGGACACGCCGTCTGGAAACTGGACCCGCGTTGTCCTGCCCATCCTCGAGAAACGGCTTGGGGTTTTTGCCGCACCGAATTCCATAGACGAGCTTAATTATGTTGACTCTTTACTCCTCGTGGGATGCGACATAACCGTGGAGAGCCCCATTGCGGGACTCAAGGTCAAATCGGCCATCAAAAAGGGCGCTCTGGTAACCGAGCTTATGCCCAGGAGCACAGCCCTGTCACGGCTTGCCGCCCGGACGATTCTCATTGACGTGGGCAACGAGGTGGCGTTCATCAAAGGGATGATGCGGGTCATGCTGGAAGAGGAACTGGTCGATGTGGAGGCCCTGGCGGATTATAAGGGCACAAAGGCCCTAAGGGATTCGGTAAGCGGCCTTGATCTTGAGAAGATAGCCTCCAACTCGGGCGTTTCCGTCCACGACATCGTTCAGACCGCAAGGGAATTTATCTCCGCTGGAAAATCGTCCATAATATTTGGTGAGGAAGCCGCCTTCGGACCCAACGGCGACGACCTGATAAACGCTCTCGTCGATCTCCTGATGCTCACCGGACGCCTTGGAAAGGAAGGTTGCGGTCTTTTTCCCGTTCTTTCCAACACCAACTTTCAGGGGGTTGTGGATATGGGTGTCTCACCGGACCATCTCCCCGGGTGGGTTCCGGTTGAATCTTCCAGGGACAGAAAAACCCTGGAAAAAGCCTGGAATGCCGTTCTGCCGCAAAAGCCGGGGATGAACGCCAACGAGATTTTCGCCGCCGCCGGGGACGGGAAGCTGCAGGCATTGTACCTCGTGGGGGTCAACCCGGTTATTACGTTCCCGGATGGGCAGATGGTCGAGGAGGCTTTGGCCAAGGTGGACTTCCTCGTGGTCCAGGAGCTGTTCCTGACGGAAACGGCCTCCAGGGCCCATGTCGTTCTGCCGGCATGTGGCCTTCCTGAAAAGAACGGTACCCTCACCAGTCTGGACAGGAGAGTCCAGCGGAGCAAAAAAGCTCAGGATGGCGCTGGAAAAACCATGCCCGATTGGAGGATCTTCTCGGAAGTCGGAGTGTCCATGGGTGTTGAAGGGCTCAAGTACGTCAACTCCGCGGAGGTTCTCGATGAGATTGCCGAGGTCGTACCTTATTACTCCGGGATCAGTTACCGTATCCTCGCCGACAACGGCATTCAGTGGCCCTTTACCCGGCAGGATGTCCATGACGTCTACAGTGAGGGTTATCTGGGGACCAGACACCTTCTACCGGATTCGGTCCCGGCGGGGAAGCGCTCCTTCGCCGCGGTGAAGGGATGGGGAGGTTTCTCGAAAAACCCGGATTACCCCTTGACACTGCTGATCGGTAACCTGTTGGTCCACTCCGGGAGCTTTACCAGGTATTCGGAATCCCTCAATCAACTTGTCAACAGCGCGGTTCTATCCATGAACAGGGTTACGGGCGCCGGGCTGGAGATTGAGGATGGGAGCCGGGTCAAGGTAGTTTCCCCCAGCGGTGAGGTTGCCCTGGGTGTAAAGTATTCCAACGATCTTTTGCCCGGGGTGCTCTATCTCCCGCGCCACTTCTCCGATGTTCCGGTCAGCCGCCTTATGGGGGAAAACGGAGCCGGGTTGGAGACCGCTGTGGTTCGGGTCCGGGTTGAAAAGTGTTGA
- the nuoE gene encoding NADH-quinone oxidoreductase subunit NuoE encodes MTAPPGYFKADDVRAMESIAGRYPMKASAIMPLLHFIQGKKKSLAEEDLVFVADLLEVPHVRAFEVATYYTMFFTEPMGRHLVQICRSMSCSINGSDEVLEALEKELGIKVGQTTPDNAFSLVEVECIGACDQAPALMVDADLYRQVSADGVGSILESYRQKA; translated from the coding sequence TCAGGGCCATGGAAAGTATTGCCGGCCGCTACCCGATGAAGGCATCCGCCATCATGCCTCTTCTTCACTTCATCCAGGGAAAGAAAAAATCTCTGGCTGAGGAGGATCTGGTCTTTGTCGCAGACCTGCTTGAGGTCCCCCACGTGAGGGCCTTTGAGGTGGCCACCTACTACACCATGTTCTTCACGGAGCCGATGGGCAGGCATCTGGTCCAGATCTGCCGTAGCATGAGCTGTTCTATCAATGGATCGGATGAGGTCCTCGAGGCGCTTGAAAAGGAATTAGGCATAAAGGTAGGACAGACCACCCCCGACAATGCATTCTCCCTGGTGGAAGTGGAGTGTATAGGGGCATGCGACCAGGCTCCGGCCCTGATGGTTGATGCGGACCTTTACCGGCAGGTTTCGGCCGACGGTGTGGGGTCTATCCTTGAATCATACAGGCAGAAGGCATAG